A genomic window from Chaetodon auriga isolate fChaAug3 chromosome 13, fChaAug3.hap1, whole genome shotgun sequence includes:
- the morc3a gene encoding MORC family CW-type zinc finger protein 3a isoform X2 — MAAHSDRGVPFSTLCPKYLHTNSTSHTWPFSAIAELIDNAFDPDVNARQLWIDKTVVNGQECLSFMDNGNGLDHETMHKMLSFGYSDKTAVNGIEPIGMYGNGFKSGSMRLGKDAIVFSKSKSSSCVGMLSQTYLEEIGAQQIIVPIICLEQGETNKFSVRGEHKASLQDILSYSPFKTQEELLVEVDAISSSWSTEPHQTPTGTRIIIWNLRRTSTGTTEFDFETDRYDIRIPSDVYESMNDPSQHPGVTSYIPESVYSLRAYCSILYLKPRMQVMIRGQKVKTQLITKSLAYVAKDHYKPIFLSQRVPITFGYNTKSKDQYGVMMYHKNRLIKAYERVGCQLKANNKGVGVIGVIECNFLDPTHNKQSFMETDKYRKTMSSLAVKLEDYWKEIRHKRDTEDPNSIPVEDAMKRPDQNWVQCDECLKWRKLPDGIDVSKLPDKWYCHRNPDPQFRNCQVEQEPVDSDDDMRPSYRKTYKLQEKKDKQNREAKRQKDEEDRKRKEEQFLAELARTKQDLEQQQESLKRMQRQTPARSPSTPTTRRSRLNTESPKGDAASPKSTTISQAACSPSSSSDIPVISHVYSLSTGPLRGKRTKPATPQQTPKRPKVNGFHLGISDSSTPVDVSPRSSPSVPVIDDGDDDTDDDIFILETASTPKPQKPGFDCTKVKTEQEQSDVSMPMERSEDAALDATLEANVAGTVSPGLVDVGTSPCPAPPTTVATTTTQTEVPRVKKEEEDQSQTEGEERAGQSGKEQSSGVDINMCSEQRVIKQESSGDTGENQGKQTLQEGVTCHLDGEDDAGPSCADDKRGSPLHHPSMTDIQEQQDQLVELMQATAQERDSFKEQVHELRCQLQDMQSRLQELSQINVKKECSHQASQTEETQGEKDYKSLFEKAKQKVDELIKDKEALLAATETRPSAAQGEDTDEIALQVDGLLRELDQRNKERDELRSQLTSVEEERANLASQCEELRMSLQQQREEGSTTPHRAADSSVQSDRAAAGGTAASGTHSSSDASGSLIELRHNIGRLLVSFVPALDLCQVNYECNVIDEILEQVLSNMESATSVGSRVGALNK; from the exons CTTTGTCCCAAGTACCTTCATACAAATTCTACCAGCCACACCTGGCCCTTCAGTGCCATAGCTGAGCTCATAG ATAATGCCTTTGATCCAGATGTCAACGCCAGGCAGTTGTGGATTGATAAGACTGTGGTCAACGGACAAGAATGCCTGAGCTTTATGGATAATGGAAATGGACTGGACCATGAAACGATGCATAAGATGCTCAG CTTTGGGTACAGTGACAAGACTGCTGTAAATGGTATCGAGCCAATTGGTATGTATGGCAACGGTTTCAAGTCTGGATCCATGCGTCTGGGCAAAGATGCCATCGTCTTCTCCAAGTCAAAGAGTTCCTCATGTGTTGGGATGCTCTCTCAGACCTATCTGGAGGAGATTGGTGCTCAGCAAATAATTGTACCTATTATCTGCTTGGAACagggagaaacaaacaaat TCAGTGTAAGAGGGGAGCACAAAGCCAGTCTGCAGGACATTCTGAGCTACTCCCCCTTCAAGACACAGGAAGAACTGCTCGTTGAGGTTGATGCCATCAGTTCCTCCTGGTCCACAGAGCCACATCAGACACCAACTGGCACACGGATCATCATCTGGAATCTCCGCCG cACATCTACTGGAACAACTGAGTTTGATTTTGAGACGGACCGTTACGATATCCGAATTCCATCTGATGTCTACGAGTCAATGAATGACCCATCCCAACATCCAGGAGTCACATCATACATCCCTGAGAGTGTTTACTCACTGCGG GCGTATTGCAGCATTCTCTACCTGAAGCCTCGGATGCAGGTCATGATACGTGGTCAAAAGGTGAAAACTCAGCTCATTACTAAGAGTCTGGCCTACGTCGCAAAGGACCACTACAAGCCCATTTTCCTC AGCCAACGAGTTCCTATCACTTTCGGTTATAACACCAAAAGCAAAGACCAGTATGGAGTTATGATGTATCACAAGAATCGGCTCATCAAAGCCTACGAACGTGTGGGCTGTCAGCTTAAG GCCAATAACAAAGGTGTTGGCGTCATTGGGGTCATAGAGTGTAACTTTCTCGATCCAACCCACAACAAACAGAGCTTTATGGAGACAGATAAGTACAG GAAAACTATGAGCAGTTTGGCAGTCAAACTGGAGGACTACTGGAAGGAAATCCGCCacaagagagacacagaggatcCAAACAGCATACCAGTGGAAGATGCTAT GAAGCGACCGGATCAGAACTGGGTGCAGTGTGATGAGTGTTTGAAATGGCGCAAACTCCCTGATGGGATCGACGTCAGCAAGCTGCCAGATAAATGGTACTGCCACAGGAACCCTGACCCTCAGTTCAG GAACTGCCAGGTGGAACAGGAGCCTGTGGACTCTGATGATGACATGCGACCTTCATACCGCAAGACCTACAAATTACA agaaaagaaagacaaacagaatcGTGAGGCGAAGAGGCAAAAG gatgAGGAGGATCGAAAGCGTAAGGAAGAGCAGTTTTTGGCTGAGCTCGCCAGGACAAAGCAGGACCTTGAACAGCAGCAAGAAAGCCTGAAACGGATGCAGCGTCAAACC CCTGCCCGttctccctccacccccactACCCGAAGGAGTAGGCTGAATACTGAGTCACCAAAAGGGGATGCCGCAAGTCCTAAATCCACCACCATTTCACAAGCTG CTTGCAGCCCCTCCAGTAGCAGTGACATCCCAGTTATTTCTCATGTATACTCACTGTCAACAGGCCCCCTGAG GGGGAAAAGAACAAAGCCTGCTACTCCACAGCAAACACCCAAAAGACCCAAAGTTAATGGCTTCCATTTGGGCATCTCGGATTCATCGACACCAGTGGATGTGAGCCCACGGAGCTCCCCATCAGTGCCTGTTattgatgatggtgatgatgacactgatgatgacattttcatcttGGAGACTGCCAGTACCCCTAAGCCACAAAAGCCAGGCTTTGATTGTACTAAAGTGAAGACAGAGCAAGAGCAAAGTGACGTCAGCATGCCGATGGAGCGCAGCGAAGATGCTGCTCTGGATGCCACTTTGGAGGCGAATGTTGCAGGAACAGTCTCTCCAGGGCTGGTGGATGTGGGAACCAGTCCCTGCCCAGCACCCCCCACAACGGtggccaccaccaccactcagACAGAAGTACCCAGAgtgaagaaggaagaggaggaccaAAGTCAAACTGAAGGGGAAGAGAGGGCAGGGCAGAGTGGTAAAGAACAGAGTTCAGGTGTGGACATCAATATGTGTTCAGAGCAAAGAGTCATTAAACAAGAGAGCAGTGGAGACACTGGTGAGAATCAAGGAAAGCAGACGTTGCAGGAAGGAGTGACATGTCATCTGGATGGGGAAGACGATGCTGGACCCTCCTGTGCAGATGATAAGAGAGGCTCTCCACTTCACCACCCCAGTATGACTGACATTCAGGAACAGCAAGACCAGCTCGTAGAGCTCATGCAGGCTACAGCCCAGGAGAGAGACAGCTTCAAAGAGCAGGTCCATGAGCTTCGCTGCCAACTGCAAGACAtgcagagcagactgcaggagCTGTCGCAGATCAATGTAAAGAAGGAGTGTTCTCACCAGGCCAGCCAGACGGAGGAAACGCAGGGAGAGAAGGACTACAAGAGTCTGTTTGAGAAGGCCAAACAGAAAGTCGATGAATTGATTAAGGACAAAGAGGCTTTACTGGCAGCCACTGAGACCAGGCCCAGTGCTGCCCAAGGTGAGGACACTGATGAGATTGCACTTCAGGTGGACGGTCTGCTGCGGGAACTGGATcaaagaaacaaggagaggGATGAACTGCGCTCACAG TTgaccagtgtggaggaggaaagggcAAACCTGGCATCCCAGTGTGAAGAGCTCAGGAtgagcctgcagcagcagagagaagagggaagcaCAACTCCACACAGAGCCGCTGATTCTTCTGTACAGTCGGATCGAGCGGCGGCAGGAGGGACGGCGGCCTCTGGCACACATTCAAGCTCAGACGCATCGGGAAG tTTGATTGAGCTTCGGCACAACATCGGCCGCCTTCTCGTCTCCTTCGTGCCTGCGCTGGACCTGTGCCAAGTCAATTATGAGTGTAATGTAATCGATGAGATCCTAGAACAGGTTCTCTCCAATATGGAGTCTGCTACATCAGTGGGGTCGAGGGTTGGAgcactaaataaataa
- the morc3a gene encoding MORC family CW-type zinc finger protein 3a isoform X1, which produces MAAHSDRGVPFSTLCPKYLHTNSTSHTWPFSAIAELIDNAFDPDVNARQLWIDKTVVNGQECLSFMDNGNGLDHETMHKMLSFGYSDKTAVNGIEPIGMYGNGFKSGSMRLGKDAIVFSKSKSSSCVGMLSQTYLEEIGAQQIIVPIICLEQGETNKFSVRGEHKASLQDILSYSPFKTQEELLVEVDAISSSWSTEPHQTPTGTRIIIWNLRRTSTGTTEFDFETDRYDIRIPSDVYESMNDPSQHPGVTSYIPESVYSLRAYCSILYLKPRMQVMIRGQKVKTQLITKSLAYVAKDHYKPIFLSQRVPITFGYNTKSKDQYGVMMYHKNRLIKAYERVGCQLKANNKGVGVIGVIECNFLDPTHNKQSFMETDKYRKTMSSLAVKLEDYWKEIRHKRDTEDPNSIPVEDAMKRPDQNWVQCDECLKWRKLPDGIDVSKLPDKWYCHRNPDPQFRNCQVEQEPVDSDDDMRPSYRKTYKLQEKKDKQNREAKRQKDEEDRKRKEEQFLAELARTKQDLEQQQESLKRMQRQTQPARSPSTPTTRRSRLNTESPKGDAASPKSTTISQAACSPSSSSDIPVISHVYSLSTGPLRGKRTKPATPQQTPKRPKVNGFHLGISDSSTPVDVSPRSSPSVPVIDDGDDDTDDDIFILETASTPKPQKPGFDCTKVKTEQEQSDVSMPMERSEDAALDATLEANVAGTVSPGLVDVGTSPCPAPPTTVATTTTQTEVPRVKKEEEDQSQTEGEERAGQSGKEQSSGVDINMCSEQRVIKQESSGDTGENQGKQTLQEGVTCHLDGEDDAGPSCADDKRGSPLHHPSMTDIQEQQDQLVELMQATAQERDSFKEQVHELRCQLQDMQSRLQELSQINVKKECSHQASQTEETQGEKDYKSLFEKAKQKVDELIKDKEALLAATETRPSAAQGEDTDEIALQVDGLLRELDQRNKERDELRSQLTSVEEERANLASQCEELRMSLQQQREEGSTTPHRAADSSVQSDRAAAGGTAASGTHSSSDASGSLIELRHNIGRLLVSFVPALDLCQVNYECNVIDEILEQVLSNMESATSVGSRVGALNK; this is translated from the exons CTTTGTCCCAAGTACCTTCATACAAATTCTACCAGCCACACCTGGCCCTTCAGTGCCATAGCTGAGCTCATAG ATAATGCCTTTGATCCAGATGTCAACGCCAGGCAGTTGTGGATTGATAAGACTGTGGTCAACGGACAAGAATGCCTGAGCTTTATGGATAATGGAAATGGACTGGACCATGAAACGATGCATAAGATGCTCAG CTTTGGGTACAGTGACAAGACTGCTGTAAATGGTATCGAGCCAATTGGTATGTATGGCAACGGTTTCAAGTCTGGATCCATGCGTCTGGGCAAAGATGCCATCGTCTTCTCCAAGTCAAAGAGTTCCTCATGTGTTGGGATGCTCTCTCAGACCTATCTGGAGGAGATTGGTGCTCAGCAAATAATTGTACCTATTATCTGCTTGGAACagggagaaacaaacaaat TCAGTGTAAGAGGGGAGCACAAAGCCAGTCTGCAGGACATTCTGAGCTACTCCCCCTTCAAGACACAGGAAGAACTGCTCGTTGAGGTTGATGCCATCAGTTCCTCCTGGTCCACAGAGCCACATCAGACACCAACTGGCACACGGATCATCATCTGGAATCTCCGCCG cACATCTACTGGAACAACTGAGTTTGATTTTGAGACGGACCGTTACGATATCCGAATTCCATCTGATGTCTACGAGTCAATGAATGACCCATCCCAACATCCAGGAGTCACATCATACATCCCTGAGAGTGTTTACTCACTGCGG GCGTATTGCAGCATTCTCTACCTGAAGCCTCGGATGCAGGTCATGATACGTGGTCAAAAGGTGAAAACTCAGCTCATTACTAAGAGTCTGGCCTACGTCGCAAAGGACCACTACAAGCCCATTTTCCTC AGCCAACGAGTTCCTATCACTTTCGGTTATAACACCAAAAGCAAAGACCAGTATGGAGTTATGATGTATCACAAGAATCGGCTCATCAAAGCCTACGAACGTGTGGGCTGTCAGCTTAAG GCCAATAACAAAGGTGTTGGCGTCATTGGGGTCATAGAGTGTAACTTTCTCGATCCAACCCACAACAAACAGAGCTTTATGGAGACAGATAAGTACAG GAAAACTATGAGCAGTTTGGCAGTCAAACTGGAGGACTACTGGAAGGAAATCCGCCacaagagagacacagaggatcCAAACAGCATACCAGTGGAAGATGCTAT GAAGCGACCGGATCAGAACTGGGTGCAGTGTGATGAGTGTTTGAAATGGCGCAAACTCCCTGATGGGATCGACGTCAGCAAGCTGCCAGATAAATGGTACTGCCACAGGAACCCTGACCCTCAGTTCAG GAACTGCCAGGTGGAACAGGAGCCTGTGGACTCTGATGATGACATGCGACCTTCATACCGCAAGACCTACAAATTACA agaaaagaaagacaaacagaatcGTGAGGCGAAGAGGCAAAAG gatgAGGAGGATCGAAAGCGTAAGGAAGAGCAGTTTTTGGCTGAGCTCGCCAGGACAAAGCAGGACCTTGAACAGCAGCAAGAAAGCCTGAAACGGATGCAGCGTCAAACC CAGCCTGCCCGttctccctccacccccactACCCGAAGGAGTAGGCTGAATACTGAGTCACCAAAAGGGGATGCCGCAAGTCCTAAATCCACCACCATTTCACAAGCTG CTTGCAGCCCCTCCAGTAGCAGTGACATCCCAGTTATTTCTCATGTATACTCACTGTCAACAGGCCCCCTGAG GGGGAAAAGAACAAAGCCTGCTACTCCACAGCAAACACCCAAAAGACCCAAAGTTAATGGCTTCCATTTGGGCATCTCGGATTCATCGACACCAGTGGATGTGAGCCCACGGAGCTCCCCATCAGTGCCTGTTattgatgatggtgatgatgacactgatgatgacattttcatcttGGAGACTGCCAGTACCCCTAAGCCACAAAAGCCAGGCTTTGATTGTACTAAAGTGAAGACAGAGCAAGAGCAAAGTGACGTCAGCATGCCGATGGAGCGCAGCGAAGATGCTGCTCTGGATGCCACTTTGGAGGCGAATGTTGCAGGAACAGTCTCTCCAGGGCTGGTGGATGTGGGAACCAGTCCCTGCCCAGCACCCCCCACAACGGtggccaccaccaccactcagACAGAAGTACCCAGAgtgaagaaggaagaggaggaccaAAGTCAAACTGAAGGGGAAGAGAGGGCAGGGCAGAGTGGTAAAGAACAGAGTTCAGGTGTGGACATCAATATGTGTTCAGAGCAAAGAGTCATTAAACAAGAGAGCAGTGGAGACACTGGTGAGAATCAAGGAAAGCAGACGTTGCAGGAAGGAGTGACATGTCATCTGGATGGGGAAGACGATGCTGGACCCTCCTGTGCAGATGATAAGAGAGGCTCTCCACTTCACCACCCCAGTATGACTGACATTCAGGAACAGCAAGACCAGCTCGTAGAGCTCATGCAGGCTACAGCCCAGGAGAGAGACAGCTTCAAAGAGCAGGTCCATGAGCTTCGCTGCCAACTGCAAGACAtgcagagcagactgcaggagCTGTCGCAGATCAATGTAAAGAAGGAGTGTTCTCACCAGGCCAGCCAGACGGAGGAAACGCAGGGAGAGAAGGACTACAAGAGTCTGTTTGAGAAGGCCAAACAGAAAGTCGATGAATTGATTAAGGACAAAGAGGCTTTACTGGCAGCCACTGAGACCAGGCCCAGTGCTGCCCAAGGTGAGGACACTGATGAGATTGCACTTCAGGTGGACGGTCTGCTGCGGGAACTGGATcaaagaaacaaggagaggGATGAACTGCGCTCACAG TTgaccagtgtggaggaggaaagggcAAACCTGGCATCCCAGTGTGAAGAGCTCAGGAtgagcctgcagcagcagagagaagagggaagcaCAACTCCACACAGAGCCGCTGATTCTTCTGTACAGTCGGATCGAGCGGCGGCAGGAGGGACGGCGGCCTCTGGCACACATTCAAGCTCAGACGCATCGGGAAG tTTGATTGAGCTTCGGCACAACATCGGCCGCCTTCTCGTCTCCTTCGTGCCTGCGCTGGACCTGTGCCAAGTCAATTATGAGTGTAATGTAATCGATGAGATCCTAGAACAGGTTCTCTCCAATATGGAGTCTGCTACATCAGTGGGGTCGAGGGTTGGAgcactaaataaataa
- the LOC143330975 gene encoding uncharacterized protein LOC143330975 isoform X2, with product MDQEDRKHKEEQDLEQQQENLKRQKCQTLCFPFDTKGPISTIISQAACSPSSSSDIPVISHVYSLSTGPLRGKRTKPATPQQTPKRPKVNGFNLGTSDSSTSVDVSPRSSPSVPVIDDGDDDIFIFKTASTPKPQKPGFDCTKVKTEQEQSDVSMPMECSEDAALDATGPAHVGTSPCPAPPTTVATTSQTQVPGVKKEEEDQSQTEGEERAGQSGKEQSSGVDINVCSEQRVIKQESSGDTGENQGKQTLQEGVTCRLDGEDDAGPSCADDKRGSPLHHPSMTDIQEQQDQLVELMQATAQERDSFKEQVHELRCQLQDMQSRLQELSQINVKKECSHQASQTEETQGEKDYKSLFEKAKQKVDELIKDKEALLAATETRPSAAQGEDTDEIALQVDGLLRELDQRNKERDELRSQLASVEEERANLASQCEELRMSLQQQREEGSTTPHRAADSSAQSGRAAAGGTAASGTFSSSDTSGRLDC from the exons ATG GATCAGGAGGATCGAAAACATAAGGAGGAGCAGGACCTTGAACAGCAGCAAGAAAACCTGAAACGGCAGAAGTGTCAAACCTTATGTTTTCCATTTGACACCAAGGGACCTATATCCACCATCATTTCACAAGCCG CTTGCAGCCCCTCCAGTAGCAGTGACATCCCAGTTATTTCTCATGTATACTCACTGTCAACAGGCCCCCTGAG GGGGAAAAGAACAAAGCCTGCTACTCCACAGCAAACACCCAAAAGACCCAAAGTTAATGGCTTCAATTTGGGCACCTCAGATTCATCAACATCAGTGGATGTGAGCCCACGGAGCTCCCCATCAGTGCCTGTTattgatgatggtgatgatgacattttcatctttaaGACTGCAAGTACCCCTAAGCCACAAAAGCCAGGCTTTGATTGTACTAAAGTGAAGACAGAGCAAGAGCAAAGTGACGTCAGCATGCCGATGGAGTGCAGCGAAGATGCTGCTCTGGACGCCACAGGGCCGGCGCATGTGGGAACCAGTCCCTGCCCAGCACCCCCTACAACGGTGGCCACCACTAGTCAGACACAAGTACCCGGAgtgaagaaggaagaggaggaccaAAGTCAGACTGAAGGGGAAGAGAGGGCAGGGCAGAGTGGTAAAGAACAGAGTTCAGGTGTGGACATCAATGTCTGTTCAGAGCAAAGAGTCATTAAACAAGAGAGCAGTGGAGACACTGGTGAGAATCAAGGAAAGCAGACGTTGCAGGAAGGAGTGACATGTCGTCTGGATGGGGAAGACGATGCTGGACCCTCCTGTGCAGATGATAAGAGAGGCTCTCCACTTCACCACCCCAGTATGACTGACATTCAGGAACAGCAAGACCAGCTCGTAGAGCTCATGCAGGCTACAGCCCAGGAGAGAGACAGCTTCAAAGAGCAGGTCCATGAGCTTCGCTGCCAACTGCAAGACAtgcagagcagactgcaggagCTGTCGCAGATCAATGTAAAGAAGGAGTGTTCTCACCAGGCCAGCCAGACGGAGGAAACGCAGGGAGAGAAGGACTACAAAAGTCTGTTTGAGAAGGCCAAACAGAAAGTCGATGAATTGATTAAGGACAAAGAGGCTTTACTGGCAGCCACTGAGACCAGGCCCAGTGCTGCCCAAGGTGAGGACACTGATGAGATTGCACTTCAGGTGGACGGTCTGCTGCGGGAACTGGATcaaagaaacaaggagaggGATGAACTGCGCTCACAG TTGGccagtgtggaggaggaaagggcAAACCTGGCATCCCAGTGTGAAGAGCTCAGGAtgagcctgcagcagcagagagaagagggaagcaCAACTCCACACAGAGCCGCTGATTCTTCTGCACAGTCGGGTCGAGCGGCGGCAGGAGGGACGGCGGCCTCTGGCACATTTTCAAGCTCAGATACATCGGGAAGGTTGGATTGTTGA
- the LOC143330975 gene encoding uncharacterized protein LOC143330975 isoform X1 — protein MPPKRKSYSAHYKLQVVKYATENGNRASERKFGVSEKLVRDWRKAEATLTAMKKTKKANRGLKARWPELEERVHRWALEQRAAGRGLSTVQLRLHALVVAKEMNINGFACGPSWCYRFMQRNRLSIRARTTVCQELPADFQSEVDSFREFVEKQDQEDRKHKEEQDLEQQQENLKRQKCQTLCFPFDTKGPISTIISQAACSPSSSSDIPVISHVYSLSTGPLRGKRTKPATPQQTPKRPKVNGFNLGTSDSSTSVDVSPRSSPSVPVIDDGDDDIFIFKTASTPKPQKPGFDCTKVKTEQEQSDVSMPMECSEDAALDATGPAHVGTSPCPAPPTTVATTSQTQVPGVKKEEEDQSQTEGEERAGQSGKEQSSGVDINVCSEQRVIKQESSGDTGENQGKQTLQEGVTCRLDGEDDAGPSCADDKRGSPLHHPSMTDIQEQQDQLVELMQATAQERDSFKEQVHELRCQLQDMQSRLQELSQINVKKECSHQASQTEETQGEKDYKSLFEKAKQKVDELIKDKEALLAATETRPSAAQGEDTDEIALQVDGLLRELDQRNKERDELRSQLASVEEERANLASQCEELRMSLQQQREEGSTTPHRAADSSAQSGRAAAGGTAASGTFSSSDTSGRLDC, from the exons ATGCCCCCAAAAAGAAAATCCTACTCTGCACATTACAAACTGCAGGTAGTAAAATATGCAACCGAGAACGGTAATCGAGCTTCAGAAAGAAAGTTTGGAGTGAGTGAGAAACTTGTGAGGGACTGGCGGAAAGCAGAGGCTACTCTTACTgcaatgaagaaaacaaagaaagctaATCGCGGCCTGAAAGCAAGATGGCCAGAGCTGGAGGAACGAGTGCACAGATGGGCGCTGGAACAACGTGCTGCCGGGAGAGGCTTGTCAACGGTGCAGTTACGTCTCCACGCTCTAGTAGTTGCTAAAGAGATGAATATAAATGGCTTTGCATGCGGGCCTTCTTGGTGTTACCGCTTCATGCAACGCAACCGCCTGTCCATCAGAGCACGGACAACGGTGTGTCAGGAGCTGCCAGCTGACTTTCAATCCGAGGTCGACAGTTTCCGTGAGTTCGTTGAAAAGCAG GATCAGGAGGATCGAAAACATAAGGAGGAGCAGGACCTTGAACAGCAGCAAGAAAACCTGAAACGGCAGAAGTGTCAAACCTTATGTTTTCCATTTGACACCAAGGGACCTATATCCACCATCATTTCACAAGCCG CTTGCAGCCCCTCCAGTAGCAGTGACATCCCAGTTATTTCTCATGTATACTCACTGTCAACAGGCCCCCTGAG GGGGAAAAGAACAAAGCCTGCTACTCCACAGCAAACACCCAAAAGACCCAAAGTTAATGGCTTCAATTTGGGCACCTCAGATTCATCAACATCAGTGGATGTGAGCCCACGGAGCTCCCCATCAGTGCCTGTTattgatgatggtgatgatgacattttcatctttaaGACTGCAAGTACCCCTAAGCCACAAAAGCCAGGCTTTGATTGTACTAAAGTGAAGACAGAGCAAGAGCAAAGTGACGTCAGCATGCCGATGGAGTGCAGCGAAGATGCTGCTCTGGACGCCACAGGGCCGGCGCATGTGGGAACCAGTCCCTGCCCAGCACCCCCTACAACGGTGGCCACCACTAGTCAGACACAAGTACCCGGAgtgaagaaggaagaggaggaccaAAGTCAGACTGAAGGGGAAGAGAGGGCAGGGCAGAGTGGTAAAGAACAGAGTTCAGGTGTGGACATCAATGTCTGTTCAGAGCAAAGAGTCATTAAACAAGAGAGCAGTGGAGACACTGGTGAGAATCAAGGAAAGCAGACGTTGCAGGAAGGAGTGACATGTCGTCTGGATGGGGAAGACGATGCTGGACCCTCCTGTGCAGATGATAAGAGAGGCTCTCCACTTCACCACCCCAGTATGACTGACATTCAGGAACAGCAAGACCAGCTCGTAGAGCTCATGCAGGCTACAGCCCAGGAGAGAGACAGCTTCAAAGAGCAGGTCCATGAGCTTCGCTGCCAACTGCAAGACAtgcagagcagactgcaggagCTGTCGCAGATCAATGTAAAGAAGGAGTGTTCTCACCAGGCCAGCCAGACGGAGGAAACGCAGGGAGAGAAGGACTACAAAAGTCTGTTTGAGAAGGCCAAACAGAAAGTCGATGAATTGATTAAGGACAAAGAGGCTTTACTGGCAGCCACTGAGACCAGGCCCAGTGCTGCCCAAGGTGAGGACACTGATGAGATTGCACTTCAGGTGGACGGTCTGCTGCGGGAACTGGATcaaagaaacaaggagaggGATGAACTGCGCTCACAG TTGGccagtgtggaggaggaaagggcAAACCTGGCATCCCAGTGTGAAGAGCTCAGGAtgagcctgcagcagcagagagaagagggaagcaCAACTCCACACAGAGCCGCTGATTCTTCTGCACAGTCGGGTCGAGCGGCGGCAGGAGGGACGGCGGCCTCTGGCACATTTTCAAGCTCAGATACATCGGGAAGGTTGGATTGTTGA